A genomic window from Coleofasciculus sp. FACHB-T130 includes:
- a CDS encoding glycoside hydrolase family protein, with protein sequence MFSAIGRFLAGMFSAIGSFLIGMLSMTAVLCLLLYLKDWEELRDRGFSYGNSSVAPLNGNGTAPLAMQGGDPYIRALMRTISASEANVAQPYRVIYGGQYVQDLSQHPQMCIPIGVGPNTGKCSTAAGRYQMLNTTWLEKAQRYHPQPSEFMFWHSYSFEPQFQDAVVYAWLSDRKAWKVDISKLLRQGKLKKVLRLLSGTWTSLGYGIETNSMSGKLPEIYEQMLKEELQTFG encoded by the coding sequence ATGTTCTCAGCCATCGGGCGTTTTCTCGCCGGTATGTTTTCAGCGATCGGGAGTTTTCTCATCGGAATGCTGAGCATGACGGCGGTGCTGTGCTTGTTGCTTTATTTGAAGGACTGGGAGGAGCTACGCGATCGCGGCTTCTCCTACGGAAACTCGTCGGTGGCTCCACTGAACGGAAACGGTACCGCTCCCTTGGCAATGCAAGGGGGCGATCCTTATATCCGTGCCTTGATGCGGACAATTTCTGCTAGTGAAGCAAATGTTGCCCAGCCTTATCGGGTCATCTATGGCGGTCAGTATGTCCAAGACCTCAGCCAGCATCCCCAGATGTGCATCCCGATTGGTGTTGGCCCTAATACGGGAAAATGTTCTACTGCTGCTGGTCGCTATCAGATGCTCAACACGACCTGGCTTGAGAAGGCTCAGCGTTATCACCCGCAGCCTTCAGAATTTATGTTTTGGCACTCTTATAGCTTTGAGCCACAATTTCAGGACGCTGTAGTTTATGCGTGGCTGAGCGACCGGAAAGCCTGGAAAGTAGACATTTCCAAGTTGCTGCGTCAAGGGAAACTAAAAAAGGTGTTGCGGCTGCTATCTGGCACTTGGACAAGTCTGGGCTATGGGATAGAAACCAACTCTATGAGTGGGAAGTTGCCAGAAATTTATGAGCAAATGCTAAAAGAAGAGCTACAAACTTTTGGATAA